From Anaerolineales bacterium, one genomic window encodes:
- a CDS encoding glucose-6-phosphate isomerase (catalyzes the formation of D-fructose 6-phosphate from D-glucose 6-phosphate): MADIPFVFTISSPQIAPTRLDRHITRTLGSLQGHFQDQDAFAAMLARGDIPVYEVYELRRPELAGELQLGMSIVHPGKVGSEFFMTKGHFHEVLEAGEMYYCLRGEGFMVMQTPEGEAAVEPLAPGRVLYIPPRWAHRSVCTSRQEDLATFFVYPGHAGHDYATIEQDGFPKLVIEGTQGIEIVDNPRWRKGR; the protein is encoded by the coding sequence ATGGCTGACATTCCGTTTGTCTTCACGATTTCCTCTCCGCAGATCGCGCCTACGCGGCTTGACAGGCACATCACGCGTACGCTGGGGTCATTGCAGGGGCACTTCCAGGATCAGGATGCCTTTGCAGCGATGCTGGCAAGGGGGGACATCCCGGTCTATGAGGTCTATGAGCTCCGTCGGCCGGAGCTCGCTGGCGAGCTTCAACTGGGGATGTCGATCGTTCATCCCGGAAAGGTCGGAAGTGAGTTCTTCATGACCAAGGGCCACTTCCACGAAGTGTTGGAGGCGGGTGAGATGTACTACTGTCTGAGGGGCGAGGGCTTCATGGTTATGCAAACACCCGAGGGGGAGGCTGCCGTTGAGCCGCTCGCCCCCGGTCGGGTTCTTTACATTCCGCCTCGCTGGGCGCACCGTTCGGTATGCACCTCCCGCCAGGAGGACCTGGCCACATTCTTTGTCTACCCAGGGCACGCAGGCCACGACTACGCCACCATCGAGCAGGATGGTTTCCCCAAGCTGGTGATCGAAGGCACGCAGGGCATTGAAATCGTCGACAACCCGCGCTGGCGCAAGGGCCGGTGA
- a CDS encoding phosphoglycerate dehydrogenase, whose translation MDLSQCRLLVTPTSYAKHDPRLKTDLESVVAEVIYNPTDRPLRSSEVARLLPGIDGYIAGLDTIDRVALQSADRLKVIARYGTGVDNVDLEAARKKGIIVTNTPGANAVSVAELALALILALARQIPEAAAATHEGKWPRLAGTSLEGKSIGIIGLGAIGKQLARRLEGFDCRIVAYDPKGDTGFARLHHVELQALDDVLGQADFVSLNLPLTPETRGIVNSEFLAAMKPGAYLVNTARGEVVDENALFEALRSGHLRGAALDAFSGEPPDPNHPLLSLRQVIATPHLGAQTDGATNNMGWMALRDCLAVLRGDEPLHRVA comes from the coding sequence ATGGATCTGAGCCAGTGCCGGCTGCTCGTGACTCCAACTTCCTACGCCAAGCACGACCCTCGGCTCAAGACCGATCTGGAGAGTGTCGTTGCCGAGGTGATCTACAACCCCACAGACAGGCCTCTGCGCTCGAGCGAGGTGGCGCGTCTCCTGCCAGGAATAGATGGTTACATCGCCGGACTGGATACGATTGATCGCGTCGCACTGCAGTCGGCCGACCGTCTCAAAGTGATCGCTCGCTATGGGACGGGTGTTGACAACGTCGACCTGGAGGCGGCTCGGAAGAAAGGCATCATTGTCACCAACACTCCCGGAGCCAACGCCGTCTCGGTTGCCGAGCTGGCTTTGGCGCTCATACTCGCCCTCGCCCGGCAGATCCCCGAAGCCGCAGCTGCGACCCATGAAGGCAAGTGGCCACGCCTCGCAGGTACTTCGCTGGAGGGCAAGTCGATTGGGATCATCGGCCTGGGGGCGATTGGCAAGCAGTTGGCCCGAAGATTGGAGGGCTTTGACTGCCGGATCGTCGCCTACGACCCGAAAGGGGACACAGGATTTGCCCGTCTGCATCATGTGGAGCTGCAGGCACTGGACGATGTCCTTGGGCAGGCCGATTTCGTCAGCCTGAATCTGCCTCTCACCCCGGAGACGCGCGGGATTGTCAACTCGGAATTCCTGGCAGCCATGAAACCCGGTGCGTATCTGGTGAATACGGCCCGCGGTGAAGTGGTGGACGAGAACGCTCTCTTCGAGGCGCTGCGCAGCGGTCACCTGCGCGGCGCGGCCTTGGATGCCTTCTCGGGCGAGCCACCGGATCCGAACCACCCGTTGTTGTCTCTGCGGCAGGTCATTGCCACCCCGCACCTGGGTGCCCAGACGGACGGGGCGACCAACAACATGGGCTGGATGGCCCTGCGGGATTGTCTGGCCGTCCTGCGCGGTGACGAACCGCTGCACCGAGTGGCTTGA